In the Lepidochelys kempii isolate rLepKem1 chromosome 3, rLepKem1.hap2, whole genome shotgun sequence genome, one interval contains:
- the FOXO3 gene encoding forkhead box protein O3 isoform X2: protein MHILNSIRHNLSLHSRFIRVQNEGTGKSSWWMINPDGGKGGKPPRRRAVSMDNSNKYTKSRGRAAKKKAALQAAQEASEDSPSQLSKWPGSPTSRSSDELDAWTDFRSRTNSNASTISGRLSPILASTELDDVQDDDAPLSPMLYNSPSSMSPSVNKPCTVELPRLTDMAGTMNLNDGLTDNLIMDDLLDNITLPSPQQSPSGGLMQRSSSFPYGSKGSGLGSPSSNFNSAVFGPSSLNSLRQSPMQTIQENKQATFSSISHYNNQTLQDLLASDSLSHSDVMMTQSDPLMSQASTAVSAQNSRRSIMLRSDPMMSFAAQSNQGSLVNQNLLHHQHQSQNSSLGGSRALSNSISNMGLNDTNNLGSAKHQQQSPVNQSMQTLSDSLSGSSLYSTSVNLPVMGHDKFPSDLDLDIFNGSLECDMESIIRSELMDADGLDFNFDSLISAQNVVSLNVGSFTGAKQASSQSWVPG, encoded by the coding sequence AACTCAATCCGGCATAATTTGTCACTTCACAGTCGATTCATCAGGGTACAGAATGAAGGAACTGGGAAAAGCTCTTGGTGGATGATTAATCCAGATGGTGGAAAAGGTGGGAAGCCCCCCCGGAGACGTGCTGTTTCAATGGACAATAGCAACAAGTACACAAAGAGCAGAGGCCGAGCAGCTAAGAAAAAGGCAGCCCTGCAAGCTGCACAAGAAGCTAGCGAGGACAGCCCATCTCAGCTTTCCAAGTGGCCAGGGAGCCCAACTTCCCGCAGCAGTGATGAGCTGGATGCTTGGACAGATTTCCGCTCTCGTACAAATTCAAATGCCAGTACAATAAGTGGCCGTTTGTCACCGATATTGGCGAGTACCGAACTCGATGACGTTCAGGATGATGATGCTCCACTTTCTCCAATGCTGTACAATAGTCCATCAAGCATGTCCCCATCGGTAAATAAACCATGTACTGTTGAGTTGCCGAGGTTGACTGATATGGCAGGCACAATGAACTTGAATGATGGACTGACAGATAACCTCATCATGGATGATCTTTTGGACAATATAAcgctcccctctccccaacagTCACCATCAGGGGGGCTCATGCAAAGAAGCTCCAGTTTTCCATATGGTTCCAAAGGTTCCGGACTTGGTTCTCCATCAAGTAATTTCAACAGTGCTGTGTTTGGACCATCATCTCTGAATTCTCTTCGTCAGTCTCCCATGCAAACCATTCAAGAGAACAAGCAAGCTACCTTTTCTTCCATTTCTCATTATAACAACCAGACGCTGCAGGATCTGCTGGCATCTGACTCACTTAGTCACAGTGATGTCATGATGACGCAGTCTGATCCACTCATGTCTCAAGCCAGCACAGCTGTGTCTGCCCAGAATTCACGCAGGAGTATCATGCTTCGTAGTGATCCAATGATGTCATTTGCTGCTCAGTCCAACCAGGGAAGTTTGGTCAATCAGAACCTGCTCCACCACCAACATCAATCTCAGAATTCTTCTCTTGGTGGCAGTCGTGCCTTGTCAAATTCCATCAGTAACATGGGCTTAAATGATACGAACAACTTGGGGTCGGCCAAACACCAGCAGCAGTCACCTGTCAATCAATCTATGCAAACACTTTCTGACTCGCTCTCAGGCTCTTCTTTGTATTCCACTAGTGTGAACCTTCCAGTCATGGGGCATGATAAATTCCCAAGTGATTTGGACCTGGATATTTTCAATGGAAGCTTGGAATGTGACATGGAGTCCATTATCCGCAGTGAACTCATGGATGCAGATGGGTTGGATTTTAACTTCGATTCCCTCATCTCAGCTCAGAACGTTGTCAGTCTGAACGTGGGGAGCTTCACTGGTGCTAAGCAGGCTTCGTCACAGAGTTGGGTGCCAGGCTGA